In Raphanus sativus cultivar WK10039 unplaced genomic scaffold, ASM80110v3 Scaffold2740, whole genome shotgun sequence, the genomic stretch TGTCTTTAAGCGCGGAGAAACATCTCTCACACTCCTCAGACCATGTGAACTTAACGTCCTTCCCAGTCAACCGTGTCATAGGCTGAGCCAAGCTTGCGAATCCTTTCACAAACTTTCTATAGTAACCTGCCAGCCCTAGGAAGCTCCTGACTTCCGTGGCACTGCGTGGTCGGGGCCAATCCTTGATCGCCCTGATCTTCTCTGGATCCACCGAGACACCTTGGTCGGACACGATATGGCCGAGGAACCCAATACTCTTCTGCCAAAAACTGCATTTGCTGAGTTTAGCATAAAGTTTGTGTTCCCGTAATCGTCCTAGCACGGCTCTCAGGTGTTTCCTATGAGATTCCTCATCCTTAGAGTAAATCAGgatatcatcaatgaagatgatcaCTGATTCGTCCAAGAAGTCTTGGAACACGCtgttcatcattttcatgaATGCAGCaggtgcattggtcagaccaaatggcatcaccacGAACTCGTAGTGACCGTACCTGGTCCTAAACGCTGTCTTTCTAATATCATTTGGCTCTATAgggatctgatgataccctgaGGCCAAATCGATCTTAGAAAACCATTTAGCTCCTTTGAGTTGATCCAACAATTCGTCTATCCTGGGCAACGGGTACTTGTTCTTCACAGTAACCCTGTTCAACCCCCGATAGTCGATACACAGACGCAtgctaccatccttctttttcacaaagaggactggtgcaccCCAAGGGGAGCTACTTGGACGTATGAACCCCTTGTCAAGCAATTCTTCTAATTGCTTCTTCAGCTCAGCCATCTCGGCCGGAGCCATTCGGTACGGACTCTTGGACAGCGGAACTGTCCCTGGTTCTAGTTCAATCATAAACGGTTCGGGCCTAACAGTATCAGGGGGAACTCCCTGTAGCGCCTGAAACACATCTCGGAACTCAGACACCAACGAATCCTCTGCAGGGTCTTTCAGACAAACAGAACAGTCGGGCTCcgtagtggtgattgtggccaAAAAGGACTCGCAACCCTGTTTCAGCATCCGTACTGCTCggactgctgataccactaCTTTTCCTAGAGCCGGACTCAGACCTTGGTACTGAATCGGGTGAAGTCCATTCTCCAATTGCACACGACCCCTATGGCAATTCAGAGTGGCCCGATACCTTCCCAACCAATCCATACCTaagatcacctcgtgattctttaGGTGGACACAAATCAGATTCACAGGGAAATCTCTTCCCTGAATTGACACTGGGATATTTGACATATTGCCCAGTGAATGCATTACTTGCCCTCCGGCTGCATTCACTATCACCGAAGTATCCCCAGCGTCCAGACAGAACAGACCCTTTCCGACCAGTTccggactcacaaaactatgtgtagcccCTGTGTCGAAAAGTAcgtgtgtttccacaccaccaatcaTGAGGGTCCCTATCAGAGACCCACATCAGAATCCCCTAGAACCTTCTAGGTTCCAGACCAAAACAATTCTACTTTTAAAGTAAAAAGATCAAATTCAGAAATTACCAGTGATCGAGTCCAGCGACCCGGAAGCATTGTCATCACGGGACAGCTCGTAAACCCGAGGGTTTGAAGCTGGCCTGCTCTGGCTTGGTTTGCCATTGTCTCCACGACCCTTCCCTTGACCTCCACGTAGCTGGGGACAGTCCGACTTGTAATGTCCACTCTTGCCACACTGGAAACAAGTAGGAGAGCCGCTTCCTCCAGACTGGCCTGGGTTCTGGTTTGGTCGAGTGCAGTTCTGGATCTTATGGTCCATACTGCCACATCGCACACAAGCCCCCATGGCCTTCCAGCATTCACCTGGATGGTGTTTGCCGCACTTAGGACACTCAGGTCGACCACCAGAGGTCTTGCCTCCGTCTACCTGGTCCCATTTCCTCTTTCGGTCGTTGGTCTTGCCAGACTGGCCAGACTGCGACTTAGCCTTAACCTTGGCTTCCTCAGCTAGGTTAGACTCCAAAAGAGCCATTCGTTCGACCAGCTCATTCACGGTGCTGAAGGTGCGGATCGAGCAGTGGGTCTTCAGTTCAGGCCTTAAGCCTCGGATGAACCGACGGACCTGGACTGCCTCGTCCTCAAGCTCCCTTCCAACAAACCgtctgagccggttgaactcctctTCGTACTCCCGCACGGTTCTGCGGCCTTGGACCAAATCTAGGAATTTAGCTTCCAGACGGTCCCAAGCCTCTGCAGGAAAGTATTTGCGGTTGAATTCCACTTCAAAATCCGCAAAACTTCGGAGACTTCCATTGGTGCGCTTATCTAAAGCCAACCACCAATTATGTGCGTCCCC encodes the following:
- the LOC108836371 gene encoding uncharacterized protein LOC108836371, which codes for MEDQNGEKNLENPVVVQKMMHEGLCLLGPRVASLDLDVTKGYKLPRVMSAKGHESPKSTSNQMEMRLVVVKPRNREGSISEKLCRVWVNEAREELVIVYETIKKLCGKSKSGRTRKSKGATGQSSQRVDDVNPAGLPTDPVVANTGAGTTGDPATLTPGRVDGTIREDDQVHEEEVESSNAERRVDPRAGAVDGEGNQAAGPSMKDVLEAMKLMGNQMVAMTQMVTPLVNSSVGQAPPTATPIANGTVRETAEVIEIDPPVRTEKKVDYLSLLQHITRLGTQHFSGSTDPIEADEWRSRLVRNFNSTRCPEDYQRDIAIHFLEGDAHNWWLALDKRTNGSLRSFADFEVEFNRKYFPAEAWDRLEAKFLDLVQGRRTVREYEEEFNRLRRFVGRELEDEAVQVRRFIRGLRPELKTHCSIRTFSTVNELVERMALLESNLAEEAKVKAKSQSGQSGKTNDRKRKWDQVDGGKTSGGRPECPKCGKHHPGECWKAMGACVRCGSMDHKIQNCTRPNQNPGQSGGSGSPTCFQCGKSGHYKSDCPQLRGGQGKGRGDNGKPSQSRPASNPRVYELSRDDNASGSLDSITGTLMIGGVETHVLFDTGATHSFVSPELVGKGLFCLDAGDTSVIVNAAGGQVMHSLGNMSNIPVSIQGRDFPVNLICVHLKNHEVILGMDWLGRYRATLNCHRGRVQLENGLHPIQYQGLSPALGKVVVSAVRAVRMLKQGCESFLATITTTEPDCSVCLKDPAEDSLVSEFRDVFQALQGVPPDTVRPEPFMIELEPGTVPLSKSPYRMAPAEMAELKKQLEELLDKGFIRPSSSPWGAPVLFVKKKDGSMRLCIDYRGLNRVTVKNKYPLPRIDELLDQLKGAKWFSKIDLASGYHQIPIEPNDIRKTAFRTRYGHYEFVVMPFGLTNAPAAFMKMMNSVFQDFLDESVIIFIDDILIYSKDEESHRKHLRAVLGRLREHKLYAKLSKCSFWQKSIGFLGHIVSDQGVSVDPEKIRAIKDWPRPRSATEVRSFLGLAGYYRKFVKGFASLAQPMTRLTGKDVKFTWSEECERCFSALKDMLTSAPVLVLPEADQPYVVYTDASITGLGCVLTQNGKVIAYASRQLRKHEGNYPTHDLEMAAVVFALKIWRSYLYGAKVQILTDHKSLKYIFTQPELNLRQRRWMEFVADYDLDISYHPGKANL